In the Dermochelys coriacea isolate rDerCor1 chromosome 23, rDerCor1.pri.v4, whole genome shotgun sequence genome, CTGTGAAAGTCCAGGCAGGGCCCAGACCCATGGAGACTTCCCAATCTCTGTGGAGGCCCCGGAGGGAGATAATACCACTACTGAACATggctctgtgctggggaggggatggggggtggttgactggctggggggcagtgtTGtggtcacccccaccccacacttggcacccagccctgggaggagaaGTGCGGGGGGGAATCTCAGCTGTGGCGGCCAGGTATTTCCCTGCCTGGGGAAAGCTGCCGTAGCAGGACTGagctgagacctggcaaacttcctgcaggagcagagccagtgtcccccagaggggacaggccccggaCCCCATTTGCTGActcagccagtccctgccctggggcagaggggagccagcaccccctagaggggacaggccctgtGCTCCATCCCTGACCCCCTCACCTGGCCAGCACCCCCTGGAGGGgcccatgccccattccctgcccccggAACTGCCCCTGCAGCTAGGTGAGATCCGGCACCCCCTAGAGGAGACATACCCCATGCCCCATTCTCCAGCTGTTAGTAGGGTTAGAGGTCTGCACTAACACACCTCCTAGGACTCCCCCCACCCACATACACGTCTCCCCCCCCATGTCAATCACCGAGCACGGCAGCTAAATAAATACAGTCTATTTATTCCGCGCGGCGGCTCTGTACAGACAGGATAGCGGCTGGCAGGGTTACAGgcgtttaaaaaaaccccaccccccccatccaTACAAAATGTGTCACCCGGAATCTATGTTCAGTGTTAGTGCCCTAGCGGGAGTGGGGCACCCCCCAGAAAAACACAGCCAGCTGGCCCCTTGGCAAAGCAGCACTCCCCCTGgctttgggggaggaagggaaactgaggcggagggagggatggagctgAGAATTGAaaccagaagtcctggctcccagccccacccctcaacAGCAGCATAGGGTAGAGTGACACTTAAAATGTATCTCATCATCTCAGGTATGGGCCAGCCCATGTCCATCGGCCGTCGCTCCATAGAGTCACTGGGGCTAGCTCCACAGCTGGTGGGAAGGGGTTTGCagtggagtcccggggggggtgATGCAGATTCACACGGGCTGCTCCCCACTGTGTTGTACCAACAGCGGCCTCTGTTCCCACTGCCACTGGGATGTGTCTGCCCAGGGACGCCGTTTCCCACCAGGGAAATATTGTTTAGTAATTAATGGCAGGTCGCAGCCGTTCGCTCCCACCCAGCCGAGCCCCAAAGAGCTACAAAaacatggagccagggcaggtccTGGAACacctgggggaaactgaggcacagagctggggaagggactAGGCTTGAAATTTACAGACAGCAAGTCctgactccccttccccccctgctctaaccactagaccccactcccctcccagatccagggaaagaacccaggagtcctggctcccagtccctcccccaTGATTTAACAAGTTTTGGGGCTGGGCTTGAGAGTACTCAGCAAAAGGGCATGCTGTGGGGAATCCAGGGGGCAGCACTCCCACGCTGTCCGGGTGAACCATCACCCTTTGGAATGGTGGCAAGTCCTTCCTCCATGTGCCAGCTTGGTACTGCCGAGCCATTCCTGGGggttccctcccgccccccgtcTTGATGCACTGTCCATCGGGGCTGCTTCGGGATCGTACAAAAATAATTCTCTGGCTCAATCCATTTGCCGACTCTCTGCGGCTTGCGGGGGGAGAATCACGGTCTCTCCCCGCTCTAGTGTGCACCTAAATGCCTCTCCTGGGCCGAAGGGGGGGTGTCAGTCATCCTGACCCAGAAGAGGGGAACAGGGTCTGAGCTGGAGCAGAGTAGAGGACAGATATGGGGCGGGGCTAGGAAAGTGACTGGCTTGGGGGAGACAAGGttatatggaggagcagcagtggAATGATTGGATGGGGGTGGAAAAAGGGGACATGCTTCCCACCAAAGATCTGTCAAGTGAGAGAGACTTGGGGGGAGCCAAGGTAGAAGGAGGGGCAGAGAGATGTGGGGGGTCAAGGGCAGGTGCGGGGCAGGGAGAGGCTATGGAGGGGGCCAAGGGAGATGGAGGGCTCACAGCCCAGAGAAGGAGCACAGGAGAGAccccccaacccgcccccctTGCAGACCTCACTTGACCAGCACTGACTTGGGGGGTAGCCCGGCTCGCTGTGCTCCTTGCCAAGGGGCAGCGGGGCAGTGGGCTCCTCACGGGGGCCCAGGGGCGGCCTGGCCTTGGGCAGACTGTACATGTAGACGGCCCGAtcaccagcccagcccccaggacGAAGGGGGGTGCAGGCGGAAGCCGAAGAGGTGCATGGAGGCCACGGTGGAGGCCACGATGGAGAGCGAGGTGGCAAAGCCCTTGAGGATGTTGTCGGCATACTTCACCACCACGGCCACCAGGAGGCCGCCAAAGGCCTGGTTGAGGATCACGCCCCACACCAGTGGGCTGTAGCCGTGGAAGAAGCCTTGTGCGGCCACGGCTGCCCCCTCGGCCCACCACATGCCCAGCAGCCCGAGCAGGGTCCCGAAGATGCCCAGCTGCACATTGCGCAGCCAGACGGAGGCTGAGCTGCCCTTCAAGATCTTCTCGAAGTAGACGCCGGCGAAGCCCGAGGAGAGGCAGGAGACCACCACGGCGACGAGCCCAACCACGTAGCTCTGGCGGGCTGTGCCTGGGGACCTCTGCCCGCCCGCCTGGCCCTGCTCCACCTGGACGATGGCCACCCGGCGAAGAGCAGGAGCAGCGACAGCCACTGCAGGCGCGACAGGCTCTTGCGGAGCATCAGGACCGAGAAGATGGCCGTGGtcaggatcttcagctggtaggTGACCTGCAGGGCGGCAGGCAGGCAGGTCAGAACCGGGGGGCCAGGCTGGCATCCCCTCCTGACTGCCAACCCACAGATCCTCCCCCAGTCCCACATAGAACCCACCACCTGGTATCCCCCGGTCACATCGACGGGCCCATCAAGCCCGGCATCAGGGCTGGGGTCCCACCTGGAAGGTGGCTGCCGGCAGGTTGGAGATGGCAACGTACTGGAGGTTGTTCTGCAGCGTGTAGATCAGCGAGGGCACCGCCAGCTTCAGCGTATCCATGTACTGCAGCACCACGGCATCGTACAGGGACAGGGCGAACTGCTTCATGTTGCCTGCGGGCAGAGAGCGCGCCAGGGACGGCTCACCGGTCTGCCTGGCGCAGCACGGCGCCCCTGCCCCCAGACTGCTGcggagagcgccccctgcccagcctcctgcccactccccacagcctggcccagcctgccaggagaGAGCACCCCTACCCAGCCCCTGTCCTACAGCGCCCAGACTGCCATGGGAGAGCAAACCATACCCAACCCTCCGCCCACTCCCCACAGCCCGGCCCGGACTGCCAGGTGAGAACACCccctacccagccccctgcctacAGCATCCCCCAGTGCCCGGCCGGCCTGCCATGGGAGAGCACCcgtacccagccccctgcccactccccacagcccagccccactACCTCGTTTCTGGAGGAAGATGAGCAGCAGGCAGGTGGCTCCCTTGAGGAGCCATGACCACGGCGCGTGGTGGCGAAGAAGCGCTCCCCGGGCAGGGTTCGCACGTAGCGGATGCTCAGGATGAGTGAGGCATTCTGGACCACCAGCACTGCCAGGCTGATGTACTTCAACCGATGGTTCCCTGCGGGACGGGGACGCATCAGACCCAGAGCAGAGAGCCTggcatccccctctccccatcagACCCCCCATGGCCTTTCACACACCCTTCCTGCAACGCTGCACCCAGCCAATACCCCAATGCCAAaatcccacacacaccccctttcaCACTGACCCATTGCACATGGAGAAGGCAGACTTCCCCCTTCTGGCCTCACCATACGTGGGATGCATTCAGGGGCTTGCGGCGCTgagatgcagctacctctggggggACAGCTGGGAAACAGCCACACACAACGTGCATGGGGATGGCGcgcagtgctgagatgcagccacctctgggacatggcagctggggaacagtTGCTCATAACACTGCACAGGGATGGCTCACCCTCTCCCTTAGGTGGTTCAAAACTTATTTTCAGCCTCAATCACTGCCTGGCCAGTTTGTCCCCATTTCTTCTCGTGCCAGGGTTGTCGCTTAGCGTCAGTAGCTCTTCCCCCTGATGCTTCAACCCCACCCCTGTCAGCCTGCGTTTTCAGCTCAGCTAGGCCAATTAGGCCCATGGCGAGATTGGCTCACTGCTCTCCCGATTAGCCTTTCTGCTCCACTTTTTTCCCCTCGGACGCAGGCTGCCCAGAATAGAACACAGGAGTCTGGAGGAGGCCCTCATCGTCATATGTTCCGATCTCGGCTGGAGACACCTAGGGCCTTTTTCCCCAGCTCAGGCATCCTGATGCGcgcaggtctttctcctcctgtttACAGCCAATAAGCTCCCTGCTCAGCCGCCAGAGACATTATAATGAAACGAAAAACCTCAACTCTGCGACGGGGCTTTCTACcctgtgtctgtacagcccctAACACCACGGAAATCTGCACGGCAACCCAACCATAATTGAAATAATCAACGCCTAGCGCAGTGGAAGTTTGATTGTAGACCCTACCATAATAGAAACTTTCAACAACCATCAAAGATTTTCGCCCATTGGGGAAGGGACCAAGTAGCTCTTGGGAGCTGAGAGACAAGGATATCTCTGGAGGCAGGAGACCGGGTAGGTGGGCCCCCAATCCGATCTAAATGTTGCTTCCCGGCATGATCAATTGCAGCTAATTTCAACTCATGAGCCCTGGATAAAAGACCAACTCCCAGATGGGCAGCACTTCAGGTGCCCGGGGGGGATTTTGGCATCAGCTGAAGGGAACCAGATGCAGCTAAGTGACTGGCTTCCTGCTGCACCTGGCTAAGCAAACACACACCTGTCCAGAGTCAAACCAGGAAACATGAGAAATAGGTGGGGAATTTCCGTCCCTTGACTGCATTCCAATCCAAGGAACGGTCAGGCTGGCCCAGGACTACCGTAAGGGAAATCTGGCCAGCTATGCTGGGAATGGCTCACATGGCACAGAGACGCAGCTGCCTCTGGGAGGAGCAGCTGAGGAACAGCTACACATAACGGTGCACAACAATTGAGGAAAGGATACAAACGGGGGATCTGTCATCCAACAGAATCGCAGATCAGCCCTGGGGCCAGCGCTACCTGCCATGGGAGAGAGGCCCTGCTGAGCTCCTcgccccacagcacagcgcccccaaCAGCTTTGTAAAAGTTTTCTATCCTACCAGAGTACACCTGACTCTGCTGCTCCTTCTCAAGGTCCTGGGATCCCGCCTCTGAGTGGGGAAAAGAGCAGGaaatcccactccccaccccgtCTTTCTCTGCAGGGAGTCTCCCTTTGTACAACCTGCCCCGCTCATCATGGGGGCCAGAGCTCCCCTTGTACACCAGACACCCCCCCTTTGTGTACGTCCAACCCCACACGCTCCCCCTTCAGCAGCAGCAATTCTCTGGCCTTCCCTACTCCATCCTGCCCTACTCCCAGACCCCACTGCTCCCATGCTGTCCCGGTGTCTAAACCACCCCCTTTTGTAGTGTCTGCCCCTcccagggctcccccccaccGCCTTCCCCTGCgtccacccctcccctgctccccccgttCCTCAgtgtgcccccctccctgcagtctctctccttccccactcatcTGCTCCCCatcaaccccctgctccccacaaatTCCGCCACCCCGCAACGCCAGGGACCCCCCGGtatctacccctcccccacccacaccgGTGTCTGCCCCCATCACCACGAGTGACCCAACCCCTCTGCGCTGCCCGCtgccccccccggcttcccatgTCCACGTCcctcccagtcctgagcccccatCGGCATCAGCTCCCCCCTGGAGTCCCTGCCCCCGCCAGCCCCCCGGCCCAGGGTCTCACCCCCCGCTGCCGCCTGGTCCCCGCCGCCTCCAGCCCCCCCGGCGCTGCCATGGTGGCAACTGCCCGGCAACCCCCGGACCCCGCCCCACCGCCACTTCCGCATCTCCACTTCCGCTTCCGGCCCCAGCGCGAGAGGCGGGCTAGAGCGGAGCGCGAGCGGGCGGAGCATAGAGAGCAGAGGGGCCGGCTAGAGCGGAACTCGGGGACCATAGAGTGCAAGGGGGCTGGTGGCAACTGCCCGGCAGCCCCCCGATCCCGCCACTTCCGCTTCCGGCCGCAGCGCGAGAGGCGGGCTAGAGCGGAGCGCGAGCGGGCGGAGCATAGAGAGCAGAGGGGCCGGCTAGAGCGGAACTCGGGGACCATAGAGTGCAAGGGGGCTGGTGGCAACTGCCCGGCAGCCCCCCGATCCCGCCACTTCCGCTTCCGGCCCGCAGCGAGAGGCGGGCTAGAGCGGAGCGCGAGCGGGCGGAGCATAGAGAGCAGAGGGCCGGCTAGAGCGGAACTCGGGGACCATAGAGTGCAAGGGGGCTGGTGGCAACTGCCCGGCAGCCCCCCGATCCCGCCACTTCCGCTTCCGGCCGCAGCGCGAGAGGCGGGCTAGAGCGGAGCGCGAGCGGGCGGAGCATAGAGAGCAGAGGGGCCGGCTAGAGCGGAACTCGGGGACCATAGAGTGCAAGGGGGCTGGTGGCAACTGCCCGGCAGCCCCCGATCCCGCCACTTCCGCTTCCGGCCCCAGCGCGAGAGGCGGGCTAGAGCGGCACCCCAGCGGGCGGACCCTAGAGAGGAGGGGTGGCGGTTAGaccagaggggctgggagcccggactcctggcttctctcccGGCGCCGGgagggagcccggactcctgggttccagccccagagcacacaCGCCTGGGGCAGCGACCTGGCCCCCgggctcccctccagcccccagctccttGGTTCGGTTTCTCCACCACACGGCTGGGGGGCCACGGGGGGCCACGATGCATTTCAGGGGAGCCCGTGGACAGGGCAATTGCCTCTGGGCACCGCAGGGGGCCGAGACCGGCCACGTCAGCTACAGGGCACCggcccctgtcccctcccccccggccagCCAGGCCCAGCGCTGGGGCCGGGTGGGAGCCGGcaccctagaggggacaggccccccGCCATTCCCCGCCGCCCGAGCTTTGCGCCCAGCGGGAGCGGGTCTGAAACACGGACAGGTGTTGGGGCGcgcaggggagggcagggctggcgtAGGGGGCAGCTGGTTCGAGTGTGTGCGTCACTGCTGGATCCGGGAGCGCTGGCTGGAGCTACACCTTGAGTgtgggtgaggggctgggagccaggacacctgggttctctccccggctctgagAGGGGACTGGAGTCCGGTGAgtgagagctggggcagggctcctgggttcccACCTCCCCCTACTGAGAGGACTCACTGACTCTACAAGGATTCCCTGGATAAAGATAAAACCTCTTTTATTTAAATAGCTTTTTCCTCTCAATCCTGTACAGAATTAGTCTTAATCTCACGCTGGCATCGGGGTCCCCTGCATCGGGGCCTGTTAAGCAGCTTAGATAAGGTACCTCAGTCTCAGCCCAGTAAGCCACACCTTGGGGCGCGTACGACAGGCTGGAAATAGGGGGCTAGAGCCCCCCAAACCTCATCCCCACCTCATGGGCTGGTACTGAGGCTGGCAATACACAAGTATTTACACATACAGAGACATGGCTGATCCTCGAGAGGGACCAGAATCCAAACCTctagcaggggaaggggaagaactggagggaggcagggagggactgggagacaggaccccagttctgggaggggagttgggttTAGTGGTTGGgggcggctgggagccaggactcctgggttctatccccaggtctAGACACCTGTAAAACCAGGTCAACTCTGATCTCAGCTGGCCACAGGCCTAGCTGCCTTAGGCTGAAGTGATCCCCATGGGGTGGTCCCCATCCCGGCAGGGAGATGCAGGGTAAATCCAAGTCTTTCAGCAGCTGCTGTTGCCAGCGGTGCCCCTAGGGGGTGCTGGGTTCTGTGGCTCCTCCTCCAGTTGGAGCTGGGGATCTGGCTGCAGCCAGGGGTGCAGGAGAAGCTGCTTCAGTGTGGGTCGGTCTGCAGGCTCCGGGGACAGGCACCATCGGATCACATCCTGGCAgcctggagggcgggggggggaaatgaaaaaGGAGGttagagagaacccaggagtcctggctcccctcccACCAATGGTGTACCACCATCCAACTAATCATTTTGGACAGGGGGATGAGTGTGAAAGAATGAAAGGAGACGAATGTGTTGGGACGCAGTGCCCCAgagggccagcagggggcagcgctgGGTGTAGGGGGCACAGGGCCCAAGGGCCCCAGTGGGGGCAGCACTGGCtataggggggtgcagggccccagCGGAGGGCCGCGCTGGGCGTAGGGGGGTgcggggcccggggggggcgTAGGGGGCACAGGGCCCCGGCGGGGGGCAGCGCTGGGTG is a window encoding:
- the SLC35A2 gene encoding LOW QUALITY PROTEIN: UDP-galactose translocator (The sequence of the model RefSeq protein was modified relative to this genomic sequence to represent the inferred CDS: inserted 4 bases in 4 codons) produces the protein MVVESFYYGNHRLKYISLAVLVVQNASLILSIRYVRTLPGERFFATTRXWSWLLKGATCLLLIFLQKRGNMKQFALSLYDAVVLQYMDTLKLAVPSLIYTLQNNLQYVAISNLPAATFQVTYQLKILTTAIFSVLMLRKSLSRLQWLSLLLLFAGXAIVQVEQGQAGGQRSPGTARQSYVVGLVAVVVSCLSSGFAGVYFEKILKGSSASVWLRNVQLGIFGTLLGLLGMWWAEGAAVAAQGFFHGYSPLVWGVILNQAFGGLLVAVVVKYADNILKGFATSLSIVASTVASMHLFGFRLHPPXVLGAGLVIGXVYMYSLPKARPPLGPREEPTAPLPLGKEHSEPGYPPSQCWSSEVCKGGGLGGLSCAPSLGCEPSISLGPLHSLSLPRTCP